The following DNA comes from Nicotiana sylvestris chromosome 10, ASM39365v2, whole genome shotgun sequence.
ATGCACTACATATCGCCATACACTAATATCCCATCTCGACCCGCTCAAATACATCTTTCTAAAGTCAATGCCTACAGGAAAACGCGCAAAATGGCAAGTTCTTCATAGGGAATTTAACATTATGTACATGATGCAGAAGGCCATCAAAGGAAAGCTTTAGAGGACCACCTCACAGTAAATCTAGTGGACAAGAATTATAAGCCGCTCACTACATACTTGTCAGACGAAGAAGTGTTGTTCACTAGAGGAGATATTGCTAAGTCATACTCAGGATGGAGAATATTCTTCGACGAAAAAGCAAATTTCAAAAGAGTGGGAATTGGAGCAGTTTTAATTTCAGAATCAAGACAACATTATCCGGCATCAGCAAAGATAATGTTCccctgcaccaataatatggccgattTTGAAGCATGCATCCTTGGTATTAGGATGTCAGTCGACATGAACATCAAAGAGTTTCTGCTCACAGGAGATTCTGATATGTTGATACATCAAGATCAAGGAGAATGGACTACCAAGAACGTCAAGATCCTTCCATATCTACATTGCTTAAAGGAGTTGTGCAAGAAGTTCACAAAGATCAAGTTCAAACATATTCCCAGGATCCAAAACGAGTTTGCCGACGCTGTCGCAACATTGTCGTCCTTGATCCAACATCCAAATAAGAACTACATCGATCTTATTGAGATAGAGGTTTGGGATCAGCATGCATTCTGTTTCCATTTAGATGAGGAGCCAGGCGGTAATTCGTGGTACTAAGACATCAATAGGTTTCTTGAAACAATAGATTACCTAGAGAATTCCACCAATGGTTAGAAACGAGCACTCAGAAGGCTAACAAATCACTTATTCCTTAATGGGGAAGTCCTATATAGGAGGAACCCATACTTGGATCTGTTAAGCTATGTAGATGGTGCTGAAGCAACCAGGTTGCTAGAAGAAATACATACAGGTAcatgcggacctcacatgaatggcTTCACTTTATCCAAGAAAATTTTAAGAGCtagatacttttggatgaccatggaaagcGATAACATCCGTTGTGTGCGGAAGTGTCACCAGTGCCAGATCCACGAGGATTTCATTTGTGTTCTTTCTAAT
Coding sequences within:
- the LOC138879390 gene encoding uncharacterized protein, coding for MDKKMSESFQQEGHQRKALEDHLTVNLVDKNYKPLTTYLSDEEVLFTRGDIAKSYSGWRIFFDEKANFKRVGIGAVLISESRQHYPASAKIMFPCTNNMADFEACILGIRMSVDMNIKEFLLTGDSDMLIHQDQGEWTTKNVKILPYLHCLKELCKKFTKIKFKHIPRIQNEFADAVATLSSLIQHPNKNYIDLIEIEVWDQHAFCFHLDEEPGGNSWY